GGCGGTCCGCTCGCCGACAACTCGGCCGCCGAATATGCCCAATATGGCGCGAACCGCCTGGCCGAAGGCAAGTTGCCGATCTGCGCCGAGATGTGTTCGACCAAGGCGCTGCTCGCCGGCGACAGCGACATGATCACCACCATCTACAAGGAACGGGTGCTCAAGCGCGGTTATGGCTCGGGCGCCTGGGGCTGGCAGACGGCTTACAAGGAAACCATCACGATCTGATGGGACTCGCCGGCGATGGGGCGACCCGCCGCCGGTTTCGCAAAGAACGAAATCGGGCGCCGTCACGGGCGCTCCCATCGGACGCCAAGTCCGAGAGAGGATCATCCGATGCGCTCCATGCTTCGGTCTCTCGCCGCCGCCTTCGTCGTCCTGGTCGCCTTGGGCCTGGCGGCGCCGGTGATGGCCCAGCCGGCACCACCCCAGCCGACCGCGGTCAACCCGACGGCCCTGTCGGTCAATGAGCGCCAGCTGATGGAGCAGTTGCGGGCGGGAACGCCGGGCACCGGCACCACGGTATCCGGGCGCGGCACCATTCCGAACCTCGATTCACAGGTCCTGATCCAGCCCCAGGGCCAGGCCTGGCGGGTGTTCCACCAGGGCGCCATGCACTGGATCGCCGGCATCGCCATCCTCGGCATGCTGGCCTTGCTGGCGCTGTTCTACCTGGTGCGCGGCACGATCAAGGTCGAGAAGGGCCTGTCGGGCTTCAAGATCTTGCGGTTTTCCAGCTTCGAGCGCCTGGTGCACTGGATGGTCGCCGGCTGCTTCATCATTCTCGGCCTGTCCGGGCTAAATGTGACGGTCGGCAAGTTCCTGCTGCTGCCGCTGCTCGGCGAGGACGCCTTCGCGGTCACCGCGCAATGGGCCAAATATGCCCATAACTACCTGGCCTGGCCGTTCATGCTCGGGCTTGCCGTGATGTTCCTGACCTGGGTTGGCCACAACATTCCGAGCCGCGTCGACCTGCAATGGATCAGGCAGGGCGGCGGCATGCTCGCCAACGGCGCCCACCCGCCGGCGCGCAAGTTTAATGCCGGCCAGAAGGGCATCTTCTGGGCCGTCATGATCGGCGGCGCGGCGCTGTCGCTGTCCGGCATCTATCTGTTGTTCCCCTATACCGCCGGCGGTGTCCTGGCGCTGCAGTTCTGGAACATCGTGCATGGGCTCGCCGGCGTGCTGCTGATCGCCGTGATCCTCGCCCATATCTATATCGGCACGCTCGGCATGCAGGGTGCCGCCGAAGCCATGACCACAGGCGAGGTCGATCTCAACTGGGCCAAGGAGCATCATTCGCTCTGGGTTCAGGAAGAGGCCGACAAGGGCAAGCTGCACCCGCACGCGGTTGTCCATCCCGCCGAATAGCGGCACGATCCGAACTGTCTCGCGCGCCCGGCTCCGGCCGGGCGTTTTCGTTTGCGGTTTCGCTTCGCCGGACGAATATGCATTGCTGGCGGAGGCAACCGTCGATCGGCTGGACGCAAGCGGAGCATCATGAAGGTCATTGGGCTTGCCGGATGGAGCGGCGCGGGCAAGACGACCCTGCTGGTCAAGGTCCTCCAGCTGTTGACCGCGCGCGGCCTCAAGGTCGCGACCCTGAAACATGCGCACCATGCCTTCGATATCGATCAGCCGGGCAAGGATTCGCACGCCCATCGCGCCGCCGGCGCGAGCGAGGTGCTGGTCGCCTCGGCCCATCGTTACGCGCTGATCCACGAATTGCGCGGCGAAGACGAGCTAACGCTGGCCGAACTGCTGCGCAAGCTGTCGCCCTGCGACCTGGTCATCGTCGAAGGCTTCAAGAGTTATGGCCATCCCAAGGTCGAGGTCCATCGGGCCGCCAATGACAAGCCCTGGCTGTTCGGCGAGCTCGCCAATATCAGCGGGATCGTCGCCGATGGACCGGCCCCGGACTTCACCGGTCCTGTCGCCGATCTCGATGACGTGGCGGCTGCCGCCGAACTGCTGCTGGCCGCGGCCGAGCCGATCGCCGCCGTGCTGGCGACGCTCGATGGCGCCGGCCGGCCTCATCTCCCGCGCCGCCGCGACCCGTGATAAGCCTGGACCATGGCGCAACTTTCCTCCGATCATTTCGCCTTTGGCGGCGCACTGCTGTCGGTTGCTGACGCGATCGCCAAGGTCGCCGCCAATCTCACGCCGGTCGCCGAGACCGAACGCCTGGCCTTGCTCGACGCCGATGGCCGGATTCTCGCGGCCGACCTGGTGGCGGGCGTCGATCTGCCGCCCTTTTTCAATTCGGCCGTCGACGGTTATGCCGTGCGCTTCGTCGATCTCGATGGCGCCGCCGACACGGTCTTGCCGATCGGCGGCAAGGTCGCGGCCGGTGCCGCGCTCGGCCGGCCGGCTAAGGCCGGGGAGGCGGTGCGCATCTTCACCGGCGCGCCCATGCCCGCCGGCACCGACACGGTGTTCATGCAGGAGGACGTCAGGCTCGACGGCGACCGGGTCATCCTGCCCAAGGGCCTGAAGCCGGGTGCCAATTGCCGGCCGGCCGGCGAGGACCTGCCGCGCGGCCAACTGGCGCTGGCGGCCGGACGGCGCATCACGCCCGAGGCGGTGGCGCTGGCGGCAGCCCTTGGCATTACCCATCTCGATGTGCGCCGGCGGGTGAAGGTCGCCGTCTTTTCCACCGGCGACGAGATCGTGTCGCCGGGACAGCCGCTCGCCGAAGCCCAGCTTTATGATTCCAACCGTTTCACCCTGCAGGCCTTGCTGCGCCGGCTGGGCGCCGAGGTCACTGATCTCGGCATTCTCGGCGACGACCGGGCGACGGTTGCCGCGGCACTGGCCAAGGCCGCCCGCGGCCATGACCTGATCCTGACCTCGGGCGGCGTCTCGACCGGCGACGAAGATCACGTCAAGGCGGCGGTCGAACAGGCCGGCAGCCTGACCTTCTGGCGGCTCGCCATCAAGCCGGGCCGGCCGGTCGCCATGGGTGTCGTCGACGGCACGGCCTTCATCGGACTGCCGGGCAATCCGGTGGCGGTCTTCGTCACCTTCGCCCATGTGGTCAGGCCGTTCCTGACGGCGCTCGGCGGCGGCGTGCCCGAGGCGCCCTTGGCCCTGCCGGTGCGGGTGAGCTTTGCCTACAAAAAGAAACAGGGCCGGCGCGAATATGTCCGCGTGGCCTTGCGGCGAGGCGCCGACGGCGTCGTCGAAGCCGCCAAACACCCGCGCGAGGGCGCTGGCGTCATCACCTCGCTGACCGAGACCGACGGGCTGGTCGAGTTGCCGGAAGAGGTGACCGAGCTAAAGGCCGGCGACATGGCCGGTTTCCTGGCTTATGCGCTGCTGCGGTAGGGCCTGATCGCTTCGGTTGAAGCGCTCTGCACAAAGGTTTGCCGTCCTTCGAGGGCTCGCGCAAGGGCGCTCGCACCTCAGGACGAGGGATGCGGGGAATCGCAGTTGTGGCGGTGAAAGATGCGCCTTCGCGTTCGTGTTTCATCTGCAACATCAATGCAGTACACAAACATCCCTCATCCCCGCGACAAAAGCTTCGCTTTTGCGCTGAAGGTGCGAGCGCGGCGAGCCTCGAAGGACGGCTAACCTCTATGCAAATCGCAGGGGTGCTTCAATTCGAAATGATCGCGCGCTGATCGGCCAAAACGGCTCAGTTCGGCTTGGAAATACCCGACCAGTCGCGGCCGACCAGGTTGTTGCCGGCCTCGTTGTGGCGCAGCTGCGCGCCGGCGCCGGTATAACGTGCGTCGGCCGTCGTCTGCACGGTCGCGTTCAGAAGCATGCCGGCACCGGTCGCGAGCACGATGGCCACGAGGAAACCCAACAGCATGACCTTCATGAAAGCCTCCCCGAACGGGCGCCGAAGCCCTTGTTTTGTCGACAGATTCTAGCAGTTCGCCGGATCATTTCAAGCGTCGTGGTGACGCAGCGCGATCGCATCCGCCTCGGCCAGGTCCTCGGGCGTATTGGCGTTGAAGAACGGGTCGTAAGGCACAAGCGGCCAGAGCGCGGCCGCGACGCCGTGGCGGGCGGTCCAGCGGTCGATCTTGCGCATGTCCTCGACCACGAGGGCATGGCGCAGATCAGCCCTGAGATCGACCCGCCAGAGCCCGATGACCGGATGGGTCTGCTCGCCCGATTGGGCGCAGGCGAGCGGCACGCCGGCCTCCTGGCGCGCAATATGAAGCCGGCTCACCAGATCACGCGGCAGGAACGGTGCGTCGGTCGCAACCGACAGGACCCATGCGATGTCGGGCCGGTGGGCGGCCGTCCAGTCGAGCGCCGCCAGGATGCCGGCAAGCGGTCCGGCAAAGCCCGGCACGTCGTCGGCGACCACTGGAAATCCCAGAAAACCGAAACGGTCCGGGTCGCCATTGGCATTGACGATCAGCCCGTCGCATTGCGGCGCCAGGCGTTCGACGACCCGATCGAGAATGGTCCGGCCGCCGACCGTCTTCAGCGGCTTGTCGCCACCGCCCATGCGCCGGGCGAGCCCACCGGCCAAGAGGACGCCGAGGGTTGCGGGATAGCCAGGTTTGGACCGTTCAGTCATCGCCGCCGGAGCCTTTCCGGTGATGCCGGGCGCTTTCCTCCTCGACATAGGACAGGTCCTGGTCGAACACGATGCGGTCCTCGCCGGCGAGCGCGACGAAACGCTTGCCGCGCGCCCGGCCGATCAGCGTCAGGCCGCATTGGCGCGCCAGCGCGACGCCCCAGGCGGTGAAGCCGGAGCGCGACACCAGGATCGGAATGCCCATGCGCACGGTCTTGATGACCATTTCCGAGGTCAGCCGCCCGGTCGTGTAGAACAGCTTGTCGCCACCGCTCTCGCCGTGCCGGTACATCCAGCCGGCGATCTTGTCGACGGCATTGTGCCGGCCGACATCTTCCATATAGACCAAGGGCTTGTCCTCTTTGCAGAGGACGCAGCCATGGATCGCGCCGGCGGTCAGGTAGAGCGACGGCATGGTGTTGATGGCATTGGTCAGGCGATAGAGCCAGGACGTCTTGAACTGGGTCGCCGGCAGCTTGATCTCGGCCAGCGCTTCCATCAGGTCGCCGAAAGCCGTGCCCTGGGCGCAGCCCGAGGTCTGCGTCCGCTTGCGGAGCTTGTCCTCGAAATTGGTGTCGGTGTCGGTGCGCACCACCACCACTTCGAGGTCTTCGTCATAGTCGACGCCGGTCACCACGTCGGTGGCTTTCAGCATGTTCTGGTTCAGGAGATAGCCGATCGCCAGGTAATCCGGGTAATCGCCGATCGTCATCATGGTGACGATCTCCTGGGCGTTCAGATAGAGCGTCAGCGGCCGCTCGACCGTCACCGAGGTCTCGATCGCCCGGCCGCGCTCGTCGACGCCGGCGACCCTTTCGGTGAGTCTCGGATCCTCGGGGTTCGGAACGATCAGGGGACCTGCCATCACGATCACTCGAAGACGATCCGGGGCGGCGCCTTCGACTTCACCGGGCCGTCGCCGGCAAGGCTCGCCCAGACCAGCCGGGCCATCTCCTGATAGACCCTCGATTGCGGCCCGTCGGGTTCGGTCGCGACGATCGGCTGGCCGCTGTCGGAGCGCTCGCGCAGGTTCATGTCGAGCGGCACCTCGCCGAGGAACGGCACGCCCAGCCGGTCGGCCTCGCGCCTGGCTCCGCCATGGCCGAAAATGTCGTAACGCGCGCCGGTATCGGGCGCGATGAAATAGCTCATGTTCTCGACGATGCCGAGGATCGGCACTTCGGTCTTGCGGAACATGGCGACGCCGCGCCGGGCATCGATCAAGGCGAGGTCCTGCGGCGTCGAGACGATCACCGCACCGGCCAGCGGGGTTGCCTGCGCCATGGTCAGCTGCGCGTCGCCGGTGCCGGGCGGCATGTCGACCACCAGCACGTCGAGCTCGCCCCAGGCAACCTCCCGCAACATCTGGGTGATCGCGCTCATCACCATGGGGCCACGCCAGATCATCGGCGTCTCTTCTTCCACCATGAAGCCGATCGACATGACCTTGACGCCGAAGCCTTCGAGCGGCGCCAAGGTCCGGCCCTGGATCACCCGCGGCTTGCCGTGCAGGCCGAACAGTTTCGGCAGCGACGGGCCGTAGATATCGGCATCGAGAATGCCGATCTTCAGGCCCTGGCTCGCCAGTGCCAGCGCCAGGTTGCAGGCGGTGGTCGACTTGCCGACGCCGCCCTTGCCGGAGGCGATGGCGATCACGTGCTTGACGCCCTGGATCAGCGTCGCCTTGGGGGAGGGCGCCTGTTGCGGCCGGCCCGGCGGGACATGCGGCTGGGTCGATGGCGGCGTGTTGCGGGCCTGCGGCCGGTCGGCGGTCAGCGAGACGAAAACCTGGGCAACGCCCGGCAGCCCGCTGATCGCCGATTGGGCTGCGAGCCTGACCGGTTCCATGGCGGCGGCTTCGGTCACGTCGATGGCGATCGCCACCATCACCTTGTCGCCGGTGACGACGATATCGGACAGGCGCCCGGAAGCCGTGAGCGTCTGTCCGCTGGCGGGCAGCCTCACCTGTTCGAGTGCGCGCGCGACCTGTTGTTCGGTGACCATGATGCCCTCACATGCCTTCTGTCACATAGGACATCGGCCAGGACGGCGGAAGGGCCGCGGCCGCAAGGGCAGAAGCGTGGGACGGGTGTGCGGCGCCGGGCGCCGATGCAGTGGTGTCGTCCTAAGGCGTGACGGTCAGCCGCAGCACGTAGTCGCCGAGCGGCGTCGGCCGGCCGGCCGTCGTCAGTTCGCGCGGCGGGCTGACCAATTCGCCGAAGGCGACGAACCGGCCCTGCACCGGCACGAAGGGTGCGGCGAGATGGGCCGCCGGCGACAGCCGGAAGGTCGGCGTCCGCGCGCTGGTGCCCAGCGCCTGGATTTCGACCACAGGCGAACCGGTGCGCGCGCAGGTCGCCGCCGCGCAGCGCCCGTCATTGATGACGCGGGTGAAGCGCAGCGTGATGACGCGGCCGTCGGCACCGGGCACTTCGATGCTTTCGCCGCCGCGGATTTCGATGCGGCGCGGCTCGCTGGGCTCGGCTCGGCCCGGGCTGGTCATCATCAGCAGCAGGGTGCAGGCCGCCAGAAACATCGCGGTGGGTCCGGCGATCAGCGTGGCATGGGTGAGGAAACGCGGGACGACGGTCATGACAGGCTCCAGGCGACGGCTCATGCTTGGGTCGCATTGTCGTCGCCAAAGGTTCAAACCCGCGGCCGGGCCGCTTGGATGCACCACCCCCGATATCGTCACGACCGAAGCCTCCCGCCAGTGCCCGGACCGGCGGCCATGCCAACAAATCCGTGAGCGGGGCATCCGCTGATCCGGCTGGTCTTGCGTTGGCCGGCCCGGATCGGATGCCGGCGACGAAGGGACCCGGGCCTGACGTCTCGACCAAAGCGTTGGTTCTTTCGCCCAGAGCCTTGACTGCGTGAAACAAAGGGCTCGATTGCGTGATTCAAGCCTTGGAGCCGTCATCGAGGCGTGGTAGCAACTTCCGCCAATCCGAAACCAAGCCGGCCGCGCCCCTCCCGATTCGTGAGGGCCGAGATGGCTTTCTCTCCAGGAGTTGGCAATGGCCGTCTTTTCCAGCCTCGATGAAGCGCTCACCTTCGACGACGTGCTGCTCCGGCCCGGCCTGTCGGACGTCCTGCCGGCGGATGTCGATGTCCGCACCCGCCTGACCAAGACCATCGGCCTGAATATTCCGATCATCTCATCCGCCATGGACACGGTGACCGAAGCCCGCATGGCCATCGCCATGGCCCAGGCCGGCGGCATCGGCGTCGTCCACCGCAATCTCGAAGCCGATGTCCAGGCCGACCATGTCCGCCAGGTGAAGCGTTTCGAAAGCGGCATGGTGCTGAACCCGATCACCATTCACCCCGAGGCGACGCTGGCCGAAGCGCTCGCCCTGATGAAGAAGCACGGCATATCAGGCGTGCCGGTGGTCGAGCGCGGGCCGAACGGCAAGGCCGGCAAGCTCGCCGGCATCCTGACCAACCGCGACGTGCGTTTTGCCTCGAACCCGGACCAGCCGGTCTCGGAGCTGATGACCAAGGAGCGCCTGGTCACGGTGCGCGAGGGCGTCACCCAGGACGAGGCCAAGCGGCTCTTGCACCAGTTCCGCATCGAAAAGCTGCTGGTCGTCGACGAGCATTACCGTTGCGTCGGCCTGATCACCGTCAAGGACATGGAGAAGCAGGTCGCCAATCCGCATGCCTGCAAGGACGAGCAGGGCCGGCTGCGCGTCGCCGCGGCCACCACCATTGGCGATGCCGGCTTTCAGCGCACCGAACTGCTGATCGATGCCGGCGTCGACCTGGTCGTGGTCGATACCGCCCACGGCCATTCGCAAAAGGTCCTCGACCAGGTCGCGCGCATCAAGCGGCTGTCGAACAAGGTGCAGATCCTGGCCGGCAATGTCGCCACCGCCGCGGCCACCAAGGCGCTGATCGATGTCGGCGCCGACGCCGTCAAGGTCGGCATCGGCCCGGGGTCGATCTGCACCACGCGCATCGTCGCCGGCGTCGGCGTGCCACAGCTCACCGCCATCATGGAGAGCGTCGAGGTGGCCCAGGCCGCCGGCATTCCGGTGATTGCGGATGGCGGCATCAAATTCTCGGGCGACCTTGCCAAGGCTTTGGCGGCCGGCGCCGAAGTCGCCATGATCGGCGGGCTGCTCGCCGGCACCGACGAGGCGCCGGGCGAGGTCTATCTGTGGCAGGGCCGCTCCTACAAGAGCTATCGCGGCATGGGTTCGGTCGGCGCCATGGCGCGCGGCTCGGCCGACCGTTACTTCCAGGCCGAGGTCAAGGACAGCCTGAAGCTGGTGCCCGAGGGCATCGAGGGGCAGGTGCCCTACAAGGGCCAGGTCGGCACCGTGGTTCACCAGCTGGTCGGCGGCCTGCGCGCCGCCATGGGTTATACCGGCGCGAAGAACCTCGAGGACTTCCGCAACCATTCGCAATTCGTCCGGATCTCCGGCGCGGGCCTGCGCGAAAGCCATGTCCACGACGTGACCATCACCCGGGAAAGCCCGAACTATCCGAATGGCGGGCGGGTCTGAGCGGCCAGTTCATGGCTCGACGCTGGCGCCGCGCATCGGCCGATGCGCGGGTTTCGCGGGGTGAGGTGCTTTGCACAAAGCAAGGCCGTCCTTCGAGGCCCAACGCTTCAATGCGAAATCGTCACGCCCTAGCGGCGAGGCCCGCGCTCGAGTTCCGTCTTGGGGTCGCGCACCTGGCGCTGGGTGCGGGTTTCGTCGACCTGCGGCGGCGGCGGTGTCGCGCAGGCGGCCAAAGCCAGAAGGGCCAGGCTTGCCAAGGTCATGCGGGCAACGATCATCGGCCGAGCTCCCAAGGTCTTGATGACGAGATGGTCTTGATGACGAGATGGTCCAGACGGCGAGACGCAGACCAGGGCGGTCCGCGGCCCCTCGCGGCGGCGGCAACAAAAGGGTGACCCGGCAAGGCCGGATCACCTGAGGGCTGACAAGGGCCCTGTGCCGTCAGCGGCAGACGCGGACGTCGCGGGGCACGGCGTAACCGTCCCAGCGCGTCACCCAGCGCCGCTCGATCCAGCAGTCGTCGTAATAATAGGGCGAGGAGGCGATCGCCGCGCCGCCGAGGATCAGGCCGGCCGCGGCCGCGCCCGCCCAGGGGCCGGGACCATACCAGCCGCCGTAACGATAGCCACCGTGCCAGCCCGGGCGATAATAACCGCCGGGCCTGCCGCCCCAGCCACCACCACCGGGTCGGACGGCGAAACCGCCCGGGCCGACGCCGGTAAAGGCGCCGGGGCGGATGCCGCGGCCGGCAAAGCCCTGG
This portion of the Phreatobacter stygius genome encodes:
- a CDS encoding formate dehydrogenase subunit gamma, giving the protein MLRSLAAAFVVLVALGLAAPVMAQPAPPQPTAVNPTALSVNERQLMEQLRAGTPGTGTTVSGRGTIPNLDSQVLIQPQGQAWRVFHQGAMHWIAGIAILGMLALLALFYLVRGTIKVEKGLSGFKILRFSSFERLVHWMVAGCFIILGLSGLNVTVGKFLLLPLLGEDAFAVTAQWAKYAHNYLAWPFMLGLAVMFLTWVGHNIPSRVDLQWIRQGGGMLANGAHPPARKFNAGQKGIFWAVMIGGAALSLSGIYLLFPYTAGGVLALQFWNIVHGLAGVLLIAVILAHIYIGTLGMQGAAEAMTTGEVDLNWAKEHHSLWVQEEADKGKLHPHAVVHPAE
- the mobB gene encoding molybdopterin-guanine dinucleotide biosynthesis protein B; translated protein: MKVIGLAGWSGAGKTTLLVKVLQLLTARGLKVATLKHAHHAFDIDQPGKDSHAHRAAGASEVLVASAHRYALIHELRGEDELTLAELLRKLSPCDLVIVEGFKSYGHPKVEVHRAANDKPWLFGELANISGIVADGPAPDFTGPVADLDDVAAAAELLLAAAEPIAAVLATLDGAGRPHLPRRRDP
- the glp gene encoding gephyrin-like molybdotransferase Glp, whose translation is MAQLSSDHFAFGGALLSVADAIAKVAANLTPVAETERLALLDADGRILAADLVAGVDLPPFFNSAVDGYAVRFVDLDGAADTVLPIGGKVAAGAALGRPAKAGEAVRIFTGAPMPAGTDTVFMQEDVRLDGDRVILPKGLKPGANCRPAGEDLPRGQLALAAGRRITPEAVALAAALGITHLDVRRRVKVAVFSTGDEIVSPGQPLAEAQLYDSNRFTLQALLRRLGAEVTDLGILGDDRATVAAALAKAARGHDLILTSGGVSTGDEDHVKAAVEQAGSLTFWRLAIKPGRPVAMGVVDGTAFIGLPGNPVAVFVTFAHVVRPFLTALGGGVPEAPLALPVRVSFAYKKKQGRREYVRVALRRGADGVVEAAKHPREGAGVITSLTETDGLVELPEEVTELKAGDMAGFLAYALLR
- the mobA gene encoding molybdenum cofactor guanylyltransferase MobA; the encoded protein is MTERSKPGYPATLGVLLAGGLARRMGGGDKPLKTVGGRTILDRVVERLAPQCDGLIVNANGDPDRFGFLGFPVVADDVPGFAGPLAGILAALDWTAAHRPDIAWVLSVATDAPFLPRDLVSRLHIARQEAGVPLACAQSGEQTHPVIGLWRVDLRADLRHALVVEDMRKIDRWTARHGVAAALWPLVPYDPFFNANTPEDLAEADAIALRHHDA
- the fdhD gene encoding formate dehydrogenase accessory sulfurtransferase FdhD, with translation MAGPLIVPNPEDPRLTERVAGVDERGRAIETSVTVERPLTLYLNAQEIVTMMTIGDYPDYLAIGYLLNQNMLKATDVVTGVDYDEDLEVVVVRTDTDTNFEDKLRKRTQTSGCAQGTAFGDLMEALAEIKLPATQFKTSWLYRLTNAINTMPSLYLTAGAIHGCVLCKEDKPLVYMEDVGRHNAVDKIAGWMYRHGESGGDKLFYTTGRLTSEMVIKTVRMGIPILVSRSGFTAWGVALARQCGLTLIGRARGKRFVALAGEDRIVFDQDLSYVEEESARHHRKGSGGDD
- a CDS encoding Mrp/NBP35 family ATP-binding protein — protein: MMVTEQQVARALEQVRLPASGQTLTASGRLSDIVVTGDKVMVAIAIDVTEAAAMEPVRLAAQSAISGLPGVAQVFVSLTADRPQARNTPPSTQPHVPPGRPQQAPSPKATLIQGVKHVIAIASGKGGVGKSTTACNLALALASQGLKIGILDADIYGPSLPKLFGLHGKPRVIQGRTLAPLEGFGVKVMSIGFMVEEETPMIWRGPMVMSAITQMLREVAWGELDVLVVDMPPGTGDAQLTMAQATPLAGAVIVSTPQDLALIDARRGVAMFRKTEVPILGIVENMSYFIAPDTGARYDIFGHGGARREADRLGVPFLGEVPLDMNLRERSDSGQPIVATEPDGPQSRVYQEMARLVWASLAGDGPVKSKAPPRIVFE
- the guaB gene encoding IMP dehydrogenase, coding for MAVFSSLDEALTFDDVLLRPGLSDVLPADVDVRTRLTKTIGLNIPIISSAMDTVTEARMAIAMAQAGGIGVVHRNLEADVQADHVRQVKRFESGMVLNPITIHPEATLAEALALMKKHGISGVPVVERGPNGKAGKLAGILTNRDVRFASNPDQPVSELMTKERLVTVREGVTQDEAKRLLHQFRIEKLLVVDEHYRCVGLITVKDMEKQVANPHACKDEQGRLRVAAATTIGDAGFQRTELLIDAGVDLVVVDTAHGHSQKVLDQVARIKRLSNKVQILAGNVATAAATKALIDVGADAVKVGIGPGSICTTRIVAGVGVPQLTAIMESVEVAQAAGIPVIADGGIKFSGDLAKALAAGAEVAMIGGLLAGTDEAPGEVYLWQGRSYKSYRGMGSVGAMARGSADRYFQAEVKDSLKLVPEGIEGQVPYKGQVGTVVHQLVGGLRAAMGYTGAKNLEDFRNHSQFVRISGAGLRESHVHDVTITRESPNYPNGGRV